CAATGAGAGCAATGCCGGCCACGGCGGACAACGAGATCATGCACACTCCTTTCATGAGGTGGGTTGGGGGCGAGCATCCTCGTCTTCACTTCGCTTCGCGTTTGCTCGGCGGGACTCCTTACTAGCGGAACATGACCTTCATAGAATGTCCGTTTGCGGCACAGACCTGTCCCGCCATGGCCCGTCATGGGGTGGAAGCCACAACCTGATCAATGAGGAAAAGCATCGCTGCCCGAACCATATCCTTATCATCTCCACCGTGAATATCCAGTGCAGCCCGATCAAATGACGCCGACAACAAGTTCGTTAAGGCAGTGACTTGGCGGCCAGGCATTGCGTCTTCGAGGCCTTCGCGTAGTGATGCAGCGGCACAGCCCTCATCAATTGCGGCCATCCTGACCGCACCGAGCGCTGCCGGGCCTTCGATAAGCAGGAGGCGAGTCCGTCCCGGATGGGCCATTGCATCGAGGTAGGCGACGCTACCGACTCGTAGAGTATCGATAGGGCTAGCGTTGGCCGGTGCAGCTTTCTCTATCTCCTCTGCAACCTGGCGGGCTTCCTCCTCGAGCACTGCATGCAGAACCTCACCCTTGTCCCTGAAATGGTGATACAGCGCGCCTCGGGTCAGTCCCGCACGCTTAACCAGCTCTGGCGTGGATGTGGCGGCGAACCCTTTCTCAACGAAAAGCGATCGTGCTGCGACAAGGAGTGTCTGGCGGGTCTGAGCACTGCGCTGTGCGTTTGTATGAGATTGAACCTTTTGCATACATACAGTCTGTATGTTACTTTTCTTGCATGCAAATCATTTCGAGCTCCTATCCCGTAATCATGACCGATGATGTGGCTAACACCGCTGCTTTCTATGAGCAGAATTTCGGCTTTGAACAGCTATTTTCGAGCGACTGGTATATCCATCTGCAGCGTGAGGAGCACGCTTTGGCCGTCTTGGACGGCCAGCATGAGACCGTGCCCGAGGCTTATCGGGGAACAGCTTCCGGTATTCTGCTCAACTTTGAGGTTGACGACGTCGACGCTACATATGCAAAGTTCCTTGCCGCAGGCTTGCCGATCATTTCATCACTCCGCGATGAGGACTTTGGGCAGCGGCATTTCATCACCGCAGACCCCAACGGCGTATTGGTTGATGTAATCACACCGATCCCACCGAGCGCAGAGTTCGAAGCACAGTTCACACAACCGGTCTAACGGTCCAGCTCACGTAGGACACTTGTGCACACCAACGTGGAGACAGTTGCGTTAGCGGGGCGACAGGCGGTGTGCTTCGTGGGCCACGCGGTGGGAGACCACACCGCGCTGCTCGTCGTGCCTGCGCACCCTGAGCTACTGCGCCGCCTCGTAGTCATTGAAGATGAGTTGGCGTCATATGCTCCGTGGCGCACACGCCGTCATCCACGGAAAGTCGCGACGGCACCGCTACCTATTGCTCCGGCTCAAAGCATCCCGGCAGCGGTATCCCTTACCCGTGCGCACAACAATCCAAATGGCAGCGCTACCGCTCGGAGCGAAACTCGAACTCGACACCTTTCTCGCCGTCTTGGATGTGACCGGTAAAGATAGAATTACTACGGCAGGCGCGCAATGACCTTAAATCTCTGGAGCACCAGCACAGTGTCGTCATTGACCGTGAAATGTGGGTCGTTCATTTCATCTCGGAGGTCCCGTGAATGCCAGAACTCCTCGTGACCCGCGCGCCATTGGGCCACGGTAGTGAATCCCTCACCCTCGTCGATGGCGTGCTGCACATCCACCTCGGCCAGCCGGGCCTGGCGTACTTCCGTCAACTCAATTACGGCCACTGGCGTTCCGACGGAGTCAATGACCACTTCCCGCAAACCGGCCACGGGCAGCTCTTCCTGATCAATCTCGTACCCGATGAGCAACGCCGTCGTGGAGGTCTTGGAACCGTCCAGAACGGCTGCCACCAGCTGATCCCGAAGAGGACCAGGGAAAGCAAATTCACACACGGGCAGGGCACTGTAATCGGTCATAGTGCCAGCGTATCGCCCCGCCAGGCCCTTGATGGTCCCCCTGAGCCAATTCATCGGCAGGTGCTCGGCGCCTTAGTCCGGCCACAATTCACGGCCCTTAGAGTGTCAACGAGTCATTGTGGCGAAGCCAGCGGGCACAATACGGCAGCGCGACGGCAAATGGAGTCCTGTCTTACGATTGGCGCTTACAGGCTGCGCCGGTCAGGGGTAGGTCTCCGGAACCGTAAATCGGTGCGATAACTACGCTCGAAAGTAGTACCTTTCGCGGAGACGAGCCTGCGAAGCGAAAGTCGGGGGTTCCCTCTAGGGTGGGTGACATGAAGATGCTGCTGTTATCTCGCTTCATTGGTGCTGTTCCAAAGTTCTTGGGAGGGATGGACGCTGCGACTAGGGCTGCCACACGTATCGCCTATGTTGAAGATGCGGCCCAACCATTAGGGAACGCTCCTTTTGTGGAGCGGGAACGTGCCCAACTCCGAGATCTCGGCTACACACTCGTTCCGGTGACTATTGGCGAGGGTTCCGGTGATGATTTTTCCAGCGTTCTTGACGGTGTGGATGCTATATACGTCGCAGGCGGCATGGCCGACCATCTTATGGCTGTTCTGCGTCGCACAGCTACCGACACGATCCTTGCTGAACGGGTTCGGGCGGGATTGCCCTACATCGGGGTCAGTGCCGGGGCGATCATCATGGGAACAAGCATTGACTCGGCGATTGCACTCGATGGCCGAACCGAAGGGGTTAGCCTGCACGATTACAGCGGACTCGGACTCGTGGACGCGGTGATTTTGCCCCATGCCGATGGTCTGCTTCCGCCCTATCCACCGGTAAGGATCGCTGAGGTAGCCCATGGTCTCAAGGGAACGTCAGGGTTGACGCTGCTAGCCGACGTCGAAGGGCTACTCGTCACGGACAAACAGGCGAGGCGGGTTGCTTCCCCTGCCACCCACGAAGGACATTAATCCAGCCACTGCACTCCACGGCAAGTCACCAAAGTGTGCGGCTAGGGTTGTCCGCGAGACACGTCAGCGGGAATATCTGCATCGGTTTTCGCTGCTCCTGCGCCCCACTGGCAAACTGATCAAATGACTGTCCAACTAATCCCACTCAGCGCCCAACGATTCCCTGCCTGGATCGAACGAAGCCGCCATGAATATGAATCCGATCTCATTGCGAGCGGCGAATCCCCGCACGATGCACATAGGCACGCAAAGAAGAGCCTCGATGCTGCGTTTTCTGAGAACGTTCCAACGATAGATAATGCCGTTTTCGAAGTTCTTGACACTACCGACTCCACCATCGGCTACCTCTGGGTTGGAACGGACAGTTCTTTAGATAGCAACTCTTGGTGGGTCTGGGACATCGTCATTGATAATGAGCATCGCGGCAAGGGTCTGGGGAGAGCGACTATGAAACTAGCGGAGGACTACGCGCGTTCCCACGGCGCCCACACACTTGGACTCAGCGTCTTCGGATTTAACCACGGCGCCCGTGGACTCTACGAATCAATGGGTTACACGACAGTGAGCACGAAGATGAGTAAACAGCTTTAATCCATGGTTCTAATCCACTGAGGCTCCAAAACGACGAATGGGCCGGGCATGTTGTCTTTGAGATTTACAGGTCAGACTCAGGCGCCCGATACAACAGCGTGGATTAGGTTCAGACCCATCAACGGCTTCTTCGCCTCGTCACACAGTCGCGCCTTCCGAACCACAGAGGGTTAGGTGACGACCCTGTCGAAGTCCGCCGCACTGTGGATGCCCAGGTCTGCGCCCTTGGGGAAGGACTGGCGTAGTAGTGGCGTGCGGGAAGCTAACCAGACCAGTGTCACCTGACGCTGTTTGTTCTCCCAGACTGCCAATTTTTCAGGACGAGGTCGGGGTTGCGTCCCTGTGCAGGGAAGGCCAATGAGCTGGCAAGTTGGATGAGCTGGTCAACTCGCCAGCTCGTAGTCGAAGGGCATAATCATAGCGTTCAAAAGAGCCTCGTCAGGCGAACTCTATGGGCACGCTTCGCCTTTGACCTGTAGTTGTTCCGTCCGGCTCTATGATTGCCGCGAGTGACCCTGTCACCAAGCTTCTGGGACCAATGGCTAGACGCGGGCCAAGATGGAAACCAACAGTGGCCACAGCCTCATGACACCATCCACCCCCAACGCTGGATTTCCCGGAGCCTGAAACATTCTCACAGCTCCCAACGATCCAACCCAACGATCCAACCCAACGATCAAACCCAGCACCAAACCCAGCACCATTGGCAAATTTTGGGCAACATGGCCATTTCAAGACCACCTTGATTCCAATCTGGTAACGCAATATTTTCAGCACCAGCTTCGAACACTTTTCGTGCGAAGCTTGTCTTCCGTACATCACGTACGCATCTACAGTCCTGGAGGAGCTACCGGTGACTCACACCAAGCGCTACCCCCAAGATCTTCGCCAACTACTGGAACTTGCCAGCGACGGGGATACCCTGGCTTTTGAACATCTTTATGCGCAGACCGCCGGGCACATATACCCGCTCGTGAGAAGAATACTTAAGAACTCCGCTGACTGTATGCAAACTGTCCAAGACATATACGTGAGAATCTGGGTACACCTCACGGAGTACGACCCAGCCCAGTCAACCCCGCAAACCTGGATCATGGCCATCGCACACCGCATGGCTGTTGAT
This genomic window from Arthrobacter sp. TMP15 contains:
- a CDS encoding TetR/AcrR family transcriptional regulator, with protein sequence MQKVQSHTNAQRSAQTRQTLLVAARSLFVEKGFAATSTPELVKRAGLTRGALYHHFRDKGEVLHAVLEEEARQVAEEIEKAAPANASPIDTLRVGSVAYLDAMAHPGRTRLLLIEGPAALGAVRMAAIDEGCAAASLREGLEDAMPGRQVTALTNLLSASFDRAALDIHGGDDKDMVRAAMLFLIDQVVASTP
- a CDS encoding VOC family protein, with amino-acid sequence MQIISSSYPVIMTDDVANTAAFYEQNFGFEQLFSSDWYIHLQREEHALAVLDGQHETVPEAYRGTASGILLNFEVDDVDATYAKFLAAGLPIISSLRDEDFGQRHFITADPNGVLVDVITPIPPSAEFEAQFTQPV
- a CDS encoding ASCH domain-containing protein, translated to MTDYSALPVCEFAFPGPLRDQLVAAVLDGSKTSTTALLIGYEIDQEELPVAGLREVVIDSVGTPVAVIELTEVRQARLAEVDVQHAIDEGEGFTTVAQWRAGHEEFWHSRDLRDEMNDPHFTVNDDTVLVLQRFKVIARLP
- a CDS encoding Type 1 glutamine amidotransferase-like domain-containing protein, producing the protein MKMLLLSRFIGAVPKFLGGMDAATRAATRIAYVEDAAQPLGNAPFVERERAQLRDLGYTLVPVTIGEGSGDDFSSVLDGVDAIYVAGGMADHLMAVLRRTATDTILAERVRAGLPYIGVSAGAIIMGTSIDSAIALDGRTEGVSLHDYSGLGLVDAVILPHADGLLPPYPPVRIAEVAHGLKGTSGLTLLADVEGLLVTDKQARRVASPATHEGH
- a CDS encoding GNAT family N-acetyltransferase; the protein is MTVQLIPLSAQRFPAWIERSRHEYESDLIASGESPHDAHRHAKKSLDAAFSENVPTIDNAVFEVLDTTDSTIGYLWVGTDSSLDSNSWWVWDIVIDNEHRGKGLGRATMKLAEDYARSHGAHTLGLSVFGFNHGARGLYESMGYTTVSTKMSKQL